In the genome of Massilia sp. W12, the window CAATCCAGATAGGGCATCAAGCCGTGGATGCAAGCCAGCTCCATCATGCCGACCAGATAGCCGGTCGCCAGCACATCCGGCATGTCCAGACAAAATGCAGTGTCATGATAGAGCTGCGGCACACTGCTGCGCGGCGGCAGCGTGTAGCGCCAGCTGAACGTTAAATCGGCAGGCAGACGGTCGGGCGGCATGCGGAACTCCGGGCGGTGACATTGCTGGAATTATGCGCCGCTTTTCAGTTCGGCGTGCGGCTCAGGCCGGCAAATGCGGCTGGCTGTCCAGCAGCACCGGGCGTGGCGCATCCTGGCCAATCGCGCGCAGCGATGGCGCGGTGCGTTGAAAATCCAGCTGCACAGGCTGGCCCAACCAGAACGCGGAACTGCTGTGATCGTGGCGCTCCAGGTCGGTGTTGGGGTGGGCCAGAATCGATAAACCCTGATGATTCAACATCAGCCAGCCAAGCAGCGCACCGAACTCTTCCTGCAGTACGCCGATTTCATATTGCGGCAGCGGATGCGGGCCGACCGGCTTGTCAAACACGCGTCCCAATTGCACCTTGAAGCGCGCCCCGATCGCCTCACGCAAGGCGCAGGCTTTGGCCTGGCTGGCGGCGTCAAAATAGATGTGAATGTGGTAATGAAAAATATCGGCAAGCGGTCGGATCGGATCAAGCATGGCGTTCTTTCAGACAGAGCGGGCAGTATAACAAAGCGCGCTGGCGGGGGGCGCAGGGAAATTCAGCCACAATTCATGATGGAAGGCTGGTCAAATGCTGCATCAGAAGGCAAAATCAGATATGCATGGCGGTCAACTGCGCCGCCCTTGCTTTTGCAAGCAGTGTTGATGGCGGGAGGCTGTTATGTGGCGGCGGTTCCTATTTCATGCAGTGCGGCCAGCGGGAGCATGTGCGCCATGGGCCTGACAGTGCGCCAAGCCTTGCTGCTGGCTTTATTGCTCGGCCTCTTGCTGCCCGGCGTCTTGATCGGCAGCGTGCAAATCATGAATTTGCAACAAGACTTGCAAGAAGAAAGCAGCCAGGAGGAAGCGCGCCAGCTGGACAGTCTGGTGACGCTGCTGCGCGCCCCATTGTGGGACATCAATGAGCAGGAAGTGCGCGAAGTGACGCGGATTTTCATGGGCAACCGGAATTTGCTCAAGCTCAGCCTGACCCCGCAAGCCCCGACGCCGGCCTGGATCAAGGTCGAACTGCAGCAGAGCCACGCCGCCGCCGGCGCCACCCGCGTGCTGCAGCAGGCAATCCAACATAATCAACAAACTCTGGCCTTATTGCGCCTGGAATTTGACCAGGGCCATTTGCGCCAGCGCATCTGGGAACGCACCCTGGCTTCGGTGTTATTGCTGGCCGGTTTGTTGGCGGCTTGCATGCTGTCCCTGCTCTTGCTGGCGCATTTCGGCTTATTGCGGCCCTTGCGGCGCTTGAGCGAGCAGGCCGGCGCCCTGGCCGGGCATGACGCCAATTTGCCGCTGGAAGTCTGGCGCGGCAAGGATGAAATCAGCCAGCTCGGGCGCAGCATCAATGGCGCGCGGCAGCAGATCGCCGCCCTGCTTGGCACCCTGGAGGCGAATAATGCGCGCCTGATGGCCGAATTGGGCGAACGCCGCCGCATCGAAAAAGAACAGGAAAGGCAATCGGCGTATTTCAAAGCGATCCTCGATCAGATGCCGCAAGGCATCAGCGTATTTGATGAGGCGCAGCGCTTGCGCTACTGGAATCAGGGTTTTGCCGCGCTGGTGGGGGAAGATGTACCCCTGCAACAAGGCTGCAGCGCGCAGCAACTCGGTCTGGATGAGGTTCCCCAAAGCGGGCAAAGTGAGCAATTGCATGAAGATGGCCGCACTTTGCTGCTGGAAGCGCGTCAAGTGAATATGGATGAGCAGCTGTGCGCCTGGATCATCACCTATACCGACATCAGCAGCGGCAAGGAAAGCGAGAAACGCGCCGCCGCCGCTGCGCGCAAATTTTCCAGCGTGTTTCAAAGCATGCCGGAAGGCGTCAGCGTGCATCGGGAAGCGGATGGCGAGATTCTGGAAGTCAATGAAGGCTTTGAATTGCTGACCGGCTGGACACATCAGCAAGCCTTGGGCAAAACGCCGTTGCAACTCGGCATTTGGCAGGACAACGCAGAGCGCGCCCGTTTCCGGCGTGAGTTAGCCACGCATCATGTTTTGCGCTCCTATGAGGCGATGATGGTGCGCAAAGACGGCAGCAGCTGGCGCGCCTCGATTTCCGCCGTGGTCACGGATATCGATGGCGAAGCGGTGGTGGTGGCGGTGCTGCGCGATGTGACGCTGATGCGCCAGCAGGAAAGCGATTTGCGCACCTCGCGCGAACGGCTGGCCGCGATGCTGCGCGTTTTCCCCGAATTTTTGACCATTTCACGCTTTGACACTGGCGAGTTTCTGGAAGTGAATGAAGGCTTCACGCATATCACCGGCTGGCGCCGGGATCAGGCATTGGGGCGGACGTCGATTGACTTGCAGATTCTGAGCCAGAGCGGGCGCGCCAATCTGCTGGCGCAGATGGTGGAGCGCGGCGGGGTGTTGCGTGATGCGCCTTTAACTTTGCGGCGCAAAGACGGCGGCATGGTCGAAGTGTCCTGGACGAGTTCGCTGTTTGCGCTGGATGGCGCGCAATACATTGTGGCGATTGCGCGCGATGTCAGCCAGATCCGCATGCAAGAGCAGGAATTACGCTTATCGCAGCAACGCCTGGCGGCGATGTTGCGCGCCTTCCCCGAATTTCTCACCATTTCACGCTATGAAAGCGGCGAATTTCTGGAGGTCAATGAAGGGTTCACCCACATCACCGGCTGGCAACGGGCCGAAGCGCTGGGACGCACCTCGCTTGAATTGCAAATCTGGGATGAAGCCGGGCGCACACGCTTGCTGGAGGATATGCAAAAGCATGGCGGCATGGTGCGCGGGCAGGACATCAGTTTGCGCTGCAAAGATGGGAACCGGGTTGAAGTATCCTGGTCGAGTGCGATTTTTGCCGC includes:
- a CDS encoding DOPA 4,5-dioxygenase family protein, which codes for MLDPIRPLADIFHYHIHIYFDAASQAKACALREAIGARFKVQLGRVFDKPVGPHPLPQYEIGVLQEEFGALLGWLMLNHQGLSILAHPNTDLERHDHSSSAFWLGQPVQLDFQRTAPSLRAIGQDAPRPVLLDSQPHLPA
- a CDS encoding PAS domain S-box protein, which codes for MGLTVRQALLLALLLGLLLPGVLIGSVQIMNLQQDLQEESSQEEARQLDSLVTLLRAPLWDINEQEVREVTRIFMGNRNLLKLSLTPQAPTPAWIKVELQQSHAAAGATRVLQQAIQHNQQTLALLRLEFDQGHLRQRIWERTLASVLLLAGLLAACMLSLLLLAHFGLLRPLRRLSEQAGALAGHDANLPLEVWRGKDEISQLGRSINGARQQIAALLGTLEANNARLMAELGERRRIEKEQERQSAYFKAILDQMPQGISVFDEAQRLRYWNQGFAALVGEDVPLQQGCSAQQLGLDEVPQSGQSEQLHEDGRTLLLEARQVNMDEQLCAWIITYTDISSGKESEKRAAAAARKFSSVFQSMPEGVSVHREADGEILEVNEGFELLTGWTHQQALGKTPLQLGIWQDNAERARFRRELATHHVLRSYEAMMVRKDGSSWRASISAVVTDIDGEAVVVAVLRDVTLMRQQESDLRTSRERLAAMLRVFPEFLTISRFDTGEFLEVNEGFTHITGWRRDQALGRTSIDLQILSQSGRANLLAQMVERGGVLRDAPLTLRRKDGGMVEVSWTSSLFALDGAQYIVAIARDVSQIRMQEQELRLSQQRLAAMLRAFPEFLTISRYESGEFLEVNEGFTHITGWQRAEALGRTSLELQIWDEAGRTRLLEDMQKHGGMVRGQDISLRCKDGNRVEVSWSSAIFAADDSRYIVAIARDVTQIRKQEQALRHSRERLAAMFRAFPEFLTISLMEDGRFLEVNDGFEALTGWRREQALGKTSVQLGIWDGDARDRMLAEMRKQGGVLRGLDVNLRRCDGSSVAVSWSSAMFDLNGEAHLISMARDMTGIRQQEQALRNSLARQQAAEDANQMKNEFLAMISHEVRTPLGGVIGMLRFALKDVRLLADTRAKLEIGLRNAEILLQIINDILDYSKLEAGKMVIEKIDFDLPALVRDVEAILIERAEAKSLQLQIQMRAPLGRWWRGDPTRVRQVLVNLLGNAIKFTHEGWVSLTVREVVDDGLEFVVEDSGIGIDAAILPRLFRKFEQADVSTARRFGGTGLGLAICKLIVDAMGGQINVDSEVGQGTQFTVWLPLLHGKEVAHISQQDGDGRHPCRLRVLCAEDGPTNQIIIRELVQGMGHQIDVVEDGLYALQALAAQDYDLVLMDSRMPRMDGLQALRHIRNGEHGVRKRKIPVIALTANVGAEERARFMSAGANGFLGKPVDEALLHSAIGQEIANMLAAGVSLSPAPPPQLEIADLDALFEIDTSAISADSGDNIAAPAVPAADGFSPAARMRMRQAFLQDGPRQLQQMEQALQAQDWPQLALHAHSLKGSAGYFGAHALQAICKELEAAADAGKQEAAQEWMQRFAPELSIVIQRMQQEN